GTGCTGCGCTTCGCCGCAGCCAAACGGTTACGACCCCGTTCGATGGAACAAATCGCCATTGAAGTCGGCACCTCACAGAGGCCTCTTTAGTTCTGGGCCACAACTGCCGCCTGCGCGGTTAGGAGGATGTGATGGTTGCAACTCAGATACCTAGTCGAGCTTTGATTCTGGATCCGGGCGGCATGTTGGCTTTATCGATCTGTCGTCGGTTAGCCGCGTATGGATGCGAGGTCGAAATATTCGCCAGGCCCGATACGCCGGCTTTTTTTTCGCGCTTTCCGGTCTCTCGCCGGGCTGCTCCACCACTTGGCCAACCGCTAGCCGCACCGCTGCAGACTTTGGCCTTCGAGCACAAGCGTTTCGACCAGGTCTACGTCTGTAGCGAGGATGTCTTGGAAACCTTGTTGAAACTTGAACTAACCGAGCACTGGCGGGGATTGTTGCTGCCCGAACCTGCTATATTGGAGATTGTGTTGAGTAAAAACAGGACAACAGATTATTTGAGACGTGCCGGAATCAACGTACCGCGAACGATTGTCCCCCGCAGTGACCAGGAACTGCGTTACGCCGCTGAGGAGATCGGCTTCCCCTTACTAATTAAGGGAGAACGAGGCGAATCAGCTCGCAATGTTCGAATCGTCACTGAACCAAGCTCTCTTCAGACCAGTTATCAGGAGGTGAAGCAGGCCGAATTGGAGTACGGTGGCAAGCCTGCCGTGCAGCAGTTTATTCGTGGTATCGCTTATTCTGTGGGAGGATTGTTCGATCACGGTCAAGCTCTGCGACTGTGCGCACACCGCAAGCTACTGACCTATCCAGCCAACGGCGGGGTCACGGTGAGGGGCATTACGCAGCGCCCGCAGGGCCTAGTCGAAGTTGCAATAAAGGTATTTTCAGCGCTCAACTACTCGGGGCTAGGCCATGTGGAGTTTATTAAAAGTTACGACGACGAACAGTTTTGGTTTATCGAAGTCAATCCGCGCATTTGGGGTAGCTTTGAACTGTCGATTCATGCTGGGGTGGATTTGTTGTCTGCCTACCGGGGATTAGTGTCGGGAGCCAAGATAGAGCCGAACCTAAGTTATCGCGAAAACGTTTACTATCATCGCATAGCCAAGGAAGTGCGCCTGATTCGGGCACATCCAACGCGCGTATTTGGGTTTATCCGTGACACCCTGGACCCTCGAGTGAAGTCTGAGTTCACTTGGAGCGATGGTAGTACATTTGTCCGCGCGGGCTGGCGGCGCTTGATGCGCCGCCGTCTCGAGCAGGCAAGTCTCTGGGCATGGCTGCAGAGGCCTGTGTCGGCTCCGGGACATACTTCAACTACAGAGCACAAAAGCCTTGGCGACGGGCTCTAAGGCTTACGCTTCTTGGTAAACACCGTCACTCTTTATACCGAATCGTGGATACTCAGTGTAAAGAACCGACCAAATAATAGGTTCTGATCCAATCGCCCCGGCCGACAGCCACTGGTTGTGCGCAGTAGACAGCGTCTTAACGGACGCGCCTTCGACCGCTTTTAGCCGGATGTATGGGGCGGGGGCCAAAGTTGAGGGCGATATCACGTGGAGCGGCGACGTTCTCGGCTGTGGATGGAGCCGACTGCCAGGCGCGCCAGCCAGCCGCAAGCGATCGAGGCCAAGCCGGCCGCCGCCAGCGCGGCCCACGGCGGCATCACGCGGATTAGCAGCAACACCAGAGCGGCCAACAACATTACCCCACCAATCAGGCAAAATCCGATCGCCAGGAGGCTGGTGGCGAAGATTGCGATCTGGCGCTCGAGGATGCTCTTGAGGCGGGTTTCCGCCAGCCGTAGTTCGGCCTGCACAATCCGCAGCATGTCGTCCAGAGCGCGAGCGGCCAGCACCGGCCAGCTCGCCTGGCCTTTGTCGTGTACCATCGCCCGGCTCCTTTGCTCGCAAGCTCAGCGGGCGTCGTGAAAAATCAGCCCCAGGGTGAACCGCACCCCTTCGTGTAGCGGGCTCACACCATGGCGCATCCGGACACGGTAGTAACCACGCCGGCCGGGCCGAGGGCGGCGGGCCGAAGCAAAGATAATCGCGCTGCCCTGGCTCAGCGGCAGCGACCAGCCGCGGGCT
This is a stretch of genomic DNA from Candidatus Binataceae bacterium. It encodes these proteins:
- a CDS encoding ATP-grasp domain-containing protein yields the protein MVATQIPSRALILDPGGMLALSICRRLAAYGCEVEIFARPDTPAFFSRFPVSRRAAPPLGQPLAAPLQTLAFEHKRFDQVYVCSEDVLETLLKLELTEHWRGLLLPEPAILEIVLSKNRTTDYLRRAGINVPRTIVPRSDQELRYAAEEIGFPLLIKGERGESARNVRIVTEPSSLQTSYQEVKQAELEYGGKPAVQQFIRGIAYSVGGLFDHGQALRLCAHRKLLTYPANGGVTVRGITQRPQGLVEVAIKVFSALNYSGLGHVEFIKSYDDEQFWFIEVNPRIWGSFELSIHAGVDLLSAYRGLVSGAKIEPNLSYRENVYYHRIAKEVRLIRAHPTRVFGFIRDTLDPRVKSEFTWSDGSTFVRAGWRRLMRRRLEQASLWAWLQRPVSAPGHTSTTEHKSLGDGL
- a CDS encoding phage holin family protein is translated as MVHDKGQASWPVLAARALDDMLRIVQAELRLAETRLKSILERQIAIFATSLLAIGFCLIGGVMLLAALVLLLIRVMPPWAALAAAGLASIACGWLARLAVGSIHSRERRRST